A single Arcobacter sp. FWKO B DNA region contains:
- a CDS encoding 3-isopropylmalate dehydratase small subunit, whose protein sequence is MDKLTGKVWNFGDNIDTDLIIAARYLNSSDPAHLAKFVMEDADPAFAKKVQVGDIIVAGENFGCGSSREHAPIALKAAGVAAVVAPSFARIFYRNAFNMGLPIFELPEAKEIKEGEQIEIDFDAGEIRNLTTNKTYKFTPIPPFMQELLQSGGLMNYAKNEIK, encoded by the coding sequence ATGGATAAATTAACTGGAAAAGTATGGAATTTTGGTGATAATATTGATACAGACTTGATAATAGCTGCAAGATATCTAAATAGCTCTGATCCTGCACATTTGGCTAAATTTGTAATGGAAGATGCTGATCCTGCATTTGCAAAAAAAGTTCAAGTTGGTGATATTATTGTTGCTGGAGAAAACTTTGGATGTGGAAGTAGTAGAGAACATGCTCCTATAGCACTTAAAGCTGCTGGGGTTGCTGCTGTTGTTGCACCATCATTTGCTAGAATTTTTTATAGAAATGCTTTTAATATGGGGCTTCCTATATTTGAGTTACCAGAAGCAAAAGAGATTAAAGAGGGTGAGCAAATAGAGATAGATTTTGATGCTGGTGAAATAAGAAATCTTACAACAAATAAAACTTACAAATTTACTCCAATTCCACCATTTATGCAAGAGTTGTTACAATCTGGTGGTTTGATGAATTATGCTAAAAATGAGATTAAATAA
- the hemL gene encoding glutamate-1-semialdehyde 2,1-aminomutase, whose amino-acid sequence MIINSINAYEEAQKVIPGGVDSPVRAFKGVGGTPIFIDKGEGAYLFDIDGNKYVDFVQSWGPLIFGHADKDIEEAVIQTAKKGLSFGAPTLLETKLASLIVDMFDGIDKVRFVSSGTEAVMSAIRLARGVTNRNDIVKFIGCYHGHSDSLLVSAGSGLATFGTPSSPGVPADLTKHTLLCEYNNIENLRRCFSDSNDIACVIIEPIAGNMGLVPASIEFLTEIRRLCDENGALLIFDEVMSGFRASIKGACGVVDIKPDIITFGKVIGAGMPVGAFAASKEIMSHLSPEGPVYQAGTLSGNPVAMAAGIASLEKLQANPSIYETLGKKAKYLVGGLKTEAQKAGIPLQTDTRGSMFGFFFCEYMPTNFAEVGKCDFARFAKFHQEMLKEGYYFACSQYEAGFICDAITYEDIDGCIEAARRVFSKL is encoded by the coding sequence ATGATAATAAACAGTATTAACGCATATGAAGAAGCACAAAAAGTAATCCCTGGGGGAGTTGATTCTCCTGTTAGAGCATTTAAAGGTGTAGGTGGTACACCTATTTTTATAGATAAAGGTGAAGGTGCATATTTATTTGATATAGATGGAAATAAATATGTAGATTTTGTCCAAAGCTGGGGTCCACTGATATTTGGACATGCTGATAAAGATATAGAAGAAGCAGTTATCCAAACAGCTAAAAAAGGGCTTAGTTTTGGTGCTCCAACACTTCTTGAGACAAAACTTGCAAGTTTGATTGTAGATATGTTTGATGGTATAGATAAAGTAAGATTTGTAAGTAGTGGTACAGAAGCTGTTATGAGTGCAATAAGATTAGCTAGAGGTGTGACAAATAGAAATGATATTGTTAAGTTTATAGGTTGTTACCACGGACATAGTGATAGTTTACTTGTTAGTGCTGGAAGTGGTTTGGCAACTTTTGGAACACCAAGTAGCCCAGGAGTTCCAGCAGACCTTACAAAACATACACTTTTATGTGAGTATAATAATATTGAAAATTTAAGAAGATGTTTTAGTGATAGCAATGATATTGCTTGTGTTATTATAGAACCAATAGCTGGAAATATGGGTTTAGTTCCAGCTAGTATAGAGTTCTTAACTGAGATAAGAAGACTTTGTGATGAAAATGGTGCCTTACTTATTTTTGATGAAGTTATGAGTGGTTTTAGAGCAAGTATAAAAGGTGCGTGTGGCGTAGTCGATATTAAGCCTGATATCATAACTTTTGGTAAAGTGATAGGTGCAGGTATGCCTGTAGGTGCATTTGCTGCAAGTAAAGAGATTATGTCACACTTAAGTCCAGAAGGTCCTGTATACCAAGCTGGTACATTAAGTGGTAATCCTGTAGCAATGGCAGCAGGAATTGCAAGTTTAGAAAAATTACAAGCAAATCCTTCGATATATGAAACATTAGGCAAGAAGGCAAAATATCTAGTAGGCGGTTTGAAAACTGAGGCACAAAAAGCTGGAATTCCTTTACAAACTGATACAAGAGGGAGTATGTTTGGATTTTTCTTTTGTGAATATATGCCAACAAATTTTGCAGAAGTTGGTAAATGTGATTTTGCAAGATTTGCTAAATTCCACCAAGAGATGTTAAAAGAGGGATATTACTTTGCTTGTAGTCAATATGAAGCTGGTTTTATCTGTGATGCTATTACATATGAAGATATTGATGGATGTATAGAAGCGGCAAGAAGAGTATTTTCAAAACTGTAG
- the rpoD gene encoding RNA polymerase sigma factor RpoD translates to MSKEPSKTVDKLAQEYKDSVLTYETLIKIFPKVPPAATIKKLIALIQLYNITLINSQEQAKRLNAHELKKREEQKTKNIANSEDDEYDLLKNKELLEWSRSDSPVRMYLREMGQIPLLSKEEEVEISKQIEIGEDTILDAICSVPYLVDFILEYREPLMNRERKVKELFKTFDDEEEGEEEEEESEDTDFEDEDGEFIDDESAPKREKKLDKRAEAILESFKTLEKAKKEWMKFMNKEAPEGCDDIELMQHNLTVAFKKNSLKQSLIELGPTSKLISEIVKAMETALKSDTGFEGELKRLEYKLPLFNDVLVKNHEKLLKNIVNLSKAEIASMVPEATMVSTYMEIKKLFQTKEASKDGFDLDPDQLKSILEQIKRGKKITDEAKTRMAKSNLRLVVSIAKRYTNRGLPFLDLIQEGNIGLMKAVDKFEYKKGYKFSTYATWWIRQAISRAIADQARTIRIPIHMIETINRINKIIRKGLQENGKEPDVEDIAKEIGLPVDKVKQVIKITKEPVSLEAPIGSEDDGRFGDFVPDTSSPTPVESIMKEDLQNQIDQILGQLNEREQAVIRMRFGLMDDESDRTLEEIGKELSVTRERVRQIESSAIKKLKHPKVGKNLKTYVES, encoded by the coding sequence ATGTCTAAAGAACCAAGCAAAACAGTAGATAAACTAGCCCAAGAGTACAAAGATAGTGTACTAACTTACGAAACTTTAATCAAAATTTTTCCAAAAGTACCACCAGCTGCAACAATAAAAAAGTTAATTGCTCTTATCCAATTATATAATATTACATTAATCAATTCTCAAGAACAAGCAAAAAGATTAAATGCTCATGAATTGAAAAAAAGAGAAGAACAAAAAACTAAAAATATTGCCAACTCAGAAGATGATGAGTATGACTTATTAAAAAATAAAGAACTACTTGAATGGAGTAGAAGTGATTCTCCTGTTAGAATGTATCTTAGAGAAATGGGGCAAATTCCACTTTTATCAAAAGAAGAAGAAGTTGAAATAAGCAAACAAATTGAAATTGGTGAAGATACTATTCTTGATGCGATTTGTTCTGTTCCTTACCTAGTTGACTTTATACTTGAATACCGTGAACCTCTAATGAATCGTGAAAGAAAAGTAAAAGAACTTTTCAAAACATTTGATGATGAAGAAGAAGGTGAAGAAGAAGAGGAAGAGAGTGAAGATACTGATTTTGAAGATGAGGATGGAGAATTTATTGATGATGAATCTGCACCTAAAAGAGAGAAAAAACTAGACAAAAGAGCTGAGGCTATTTTAGAATCATTTAAAACTCTTGAAAAAGCAAAAAAAGAGTGGATGAAGTTTATGAACAAAGAAGCTCCAGAAGGTTGTGATGATATAGAACTTATGCAACATAACTTAACTGTAGCTTTCAAAAAAAATTCATTAAAACAATCTTTAATTGAACTTGGACCTACAAGTAAACTTATTAGTGAAATAGTTAAAGCTATGGAAACTGCACTAAAAAGTGATACAGGTTTTGAAGGTGAATTAAAAAGACTTGAATATAAGCTTCCACTTTTTAATGATGTACTAGTAAAAAACCATGAAAAGCTACTTAAAAATATTGTAAATTTATCAAAAGCTGAAATTGCCTCAATGGTACCTGAAGCTACAATGGTAAGTACATATATGGAGATAAAAAAATTATTCCAAACAAAAGAAGCTAGTAAAGATGGATTTGATCTTGACCCTGATCAGTTAAAATCAATTTTAGAGCAAATAAAAAGAGGTAAAAAAATTACCGATGAAGCAAAAACAAGAATGGCTAAATCAAACTTAAGACTTGTTGTATCTATTGCAAAAAGATATACAAACAGAGGTTTACCTTTCCTTGACCTTATCCAAGAGGGAAATATAGGGCTTATGAAAGCTGTTGATAAATTTGAATACAAAAAAGGATACAAATTCTCAACATATGCAACATGGTGGATAAGACAAGCAATAAGCAGAGCAATTGCTGATCAAGCAAGAACTATTAGAATACCAATACATATGATTGAAACGATCAACAGAATCAATAAAATCATAAGAAAAGGGCTTCAAGAAAATGGTAAAGAACCAGATGTTGAAGATATTGCAAAAGAGATAGGATTACCAGTTGATAAAGTAAAACAAGTAATCAAAATCACAAAAGAACCAGTATCTCTTGAAGCTCCAATAGGAAGTGAAGATGACGGAAGATTTGGAGATTTCGTTCCAGATACAAGCTCACCAACTCCTGTTGAAAGTATTATGAAAGAGGATTTACAAAATCAAATAGACCAAATTCTTGGACAACTAAACGAAAGAGAACAAGCAGTTATCAGAATGAGATTTGGTTTAATGGATGATGAAAGTGATAGAACACTAGAAGAGATTGGAAAAGAGCTTTCAGTAACAAGAGAAAGAGTTAGACAAATCGAATCAAGTGCTATCAAAAAGCTAAAACATCCAAAAGTAGGTAAAAACCTAAAAACTTATGTAGAGAGTTAA
- a CDS encoding EAL domain-containing protein encodes MMFLKKFLLVIVFLSSFLLGDTDIKEYKIAVLSFMDKEKTLKKWELTAEYLTANIPNKKFTILPMYYEEVNDAIANKEVDFVFTNSAHYVIHQKNSNLFRIATVVFNEHNNFVSSFGGVMVTLASRNDINTIKDIKKKRIAAVSQTSLGGYQAQVKELMDNKINFSEKQFTFTGLPQEKTISLLFEDKVDVAFVRSGLLETLVSDGKLDMSRLKVIHQKQDFLNYPMLLSTKLYPEWPFSAMSHIDTLTIKEVAQALMSIAQDSKAAIEGGYFGWSTPQDYTVVRELLQSLKLPPYEKKLDFTISDIITKYTNYVSILMFIGFVFSMYLVFISIRLYRTKKELEYNQDRLKLAASVYINSQNGVMITDNSGIIEEVNNAFCTITGYKREEIIGKNASILRSGRHDKSFFKKMWEEIKANGYHKCEIYNAKKSGEIFPCILGISTINDQKGNIKHLVGIFTDISQQKKYENELKFLVYHDSLTKLPNRDFLMQRLEQVVAQSSRKNLKFALLTLDLDHFKDINDSYGHTTGDELLVEIAKKLKQRLRLEDSVFRLGGDEFAILLEHIENTQAISVVARDVINILNQSYKTKNGLELRINASIGIAIYPEHGLTAKQIFQNADASLYLAKEKGRGVFAYYSDELTIAALKRVEIETKLRNALIKNELRLYYQPQIDMKSGKIVGAEALIRWIKSDGTVISPIEFIPIAEQTGLINIIGEWVINEACMQVKKWIDKKLVNEFTMAVNISAKQFYNSDINKFISTTLRLHKLDAGYLEIELTESALVEKEEETIGILDCLRAQGVRIALDDFGTGYSSLSYLKKFPLDMIKIDKSFVDDIPHEKSDMEIATTIISIGHTFGFRVLAEGVETQEQLDFLKSQGCDVYQGYFKSKPIPANEFELLLTNN; translated from the coding sequence ATGATGTTCTTGAAGAAATTTTTATTAGTTATTGTTTTTTTATCTTCATTTTTACTTGGTGATACTGATATAAAAGAGTATAAAATAGCAGTTTTATCTTTTATGGATAAAGAAAAAACTCTAAAAAAGTGGGAGTTAACTGCTGAGTATTTAACTGCTAATATACCGAATAAAAAATTTACAATACTTCCTATGTACTATGAAGAGGTAAATGACGCAATAGCAAATAAAGAAGTCGATTTTGTTTTTACAAATTCAGCCCATTATGTAATACATCAAAAAAATAGCAATCTTTTTAGAATAGCAACTGTAGTTTTCAATGAACATAACAACTTTGTATCATCATTTGGTGGAGTCATGGTGACTTTAGCTTCAAGAAATGATATAAATACAATAAAAGATATAAAAAAGAAAAGAATAGCTGCTGTTTCTCAAACTTCCCTTGGGGGTTATCAAGCACAAGTTAAAGAACTTATGGATAATAAGATAAATTTTAGTGAAAAACAATTTACTTTTACTGGTCTTCCACAAGAAAAAACAATTAGTTTGCTTTTTGAAGATAAAGTAGATGTGGCATTTGTAAGGAGTGGATTACTTGAAACTTTAGTCTCTGATGGAAAACTAGATATGTCTAGATTAAAAGTTATTCATCAAAAACAAGATTTTTTAAACTATCCTATGCTTTTATCAACTAAGCTTTATCCAGAGTGGCCTTTTTCAGCTATGAGTCATATAGACACTTTGACTATAAAAGAAGTAGCACAAGCTTTGATGTCAATTGCACAAGATAGTAAAGCTGCAATAGAAGGTGGTTATTTTGGATGGTCTACGCCACAAGATTATACAGTAGTAAGAGAGTTATTACAAAGTCTGAAACTGCCACCATATGAGAAAAAGCTAGATTTTACTATATCAGATATTATAACAAAATATACTAATTATGTATCTATTCTTATGTTTATTGGATTTGTATTTTCCATGTATTTGGTTTTTATATCAATAAGACTATACAGAACAAAAAAAGAATTAGAATACAACCAAGATAGACTAAAACTCGCAGCTTCAGTCTATATCAATAGCCAAAATGGTGTTATGATAACTGATAATAGCGGTATAATAGAAGAGGTAAATAATGCCTTTTGTACAATTACTGGGTATAAAAGAGAAGAGATAATAGGTAAAAATGCATCAATTTTACGCTCTGGTAGACATGATAAAAGTTTTTTCAAAAAAATGTGGGAAGAGATAAAAGCAAACGGATATCATAAATGTGAGATATATAATGCAAAAAAAAGTGGAGAAATTTTCCCTTGTATTCTTGGTATTTCAACTATCAATGATCAAAAAGGAAATATAAAACATCTTGTTGGAATTTTTACTGATATTTCTCAACAAAAAAAATATGAAAATGAATTGAAATTTTTGGTTTATCATGATTCTTTGACAAAGCTACCTAATAGAGACTTCTTAATGCAAAGGTTAGAACAAGTTGTGGCTCAATCATCTAGAAAGAATCTAAAATTTGCCCTTTTGACACTTGATTTAGACCACTTTAAAGATATAAATGATAGCTATGGACATACAACTGGTGATGAGTTGTTAGTAGAAATAGCTAAAAAACTAAAACAAAGACTTAGACTTGAAGATAGTGTTTTTAGACTTGGTGGTGATGAATTTGCTATTTTATTAGAACATATTGAAAATACACAAGCTATTTCAGTAGTTGCAAGGGATGTTATCAATATTTTAAATCAAAGTTATAAAACCAAAAATGGTTTGGAGTTGAGAATAAATGCAAGTATAGGAATAGCAATCTATCCTGAACATGGACTAACAGCAAAACAAATTTTTCAAAATGCTGATGCATCTTTATATTTAGCAAAAGAAAAAGGGCGAGGAGTATTTGCATATTATAGTGATGAGTTAACAATTGCTGCATTAAAAAGGGTAGAAATTGAAACAAAGCTTAGAAATGCACTTATTAAAAATGAATTAAGACTTTATTATCAACCTCAAATAGATATGAAAAGTGGCAAAATAGTTGGTGCTGAGGCATTAATTAGATGGATAAAAAGTGATGGTACAGTTATTTCACCAATTGAGTTTATACCTATTGCTGAGCAAACAGGACTTATAAATATAATAGGTGAGTGGGTTATAAATGAAGCTTGTATGCAAGTAAAAAAATGGATTGATAAAAAACTTGTAAATGAATTTACAATGGCAGTAAATATATCTGCAAAACAATTTTATAATTCTGACATTAATAAATTTATATCAACTACTCTAAGACTTCATAAGCTTGATGCTGGATATTTGGAGATAGAATTAACTGAAAGTGCACTTGTAGAAAAAGAAGAAGAAACAATTGGAATTTTAGATTGTCTTCGAGCTCAGGGTGTAAGAATAGCTTTAGATGATTTTGGCACAGGTTATTCATCACTTAGTTATCTGAAAAAATTTCCACTTGATATGATAAAGATTGATAAAAGTTTTGTTGATGATATACCACACGAAAAATCAGATATGGAAATAGCAACTACAATTATAAGTATTGGGCATACATTTGGATTTAGGGTTTTAGCTGAAGGTGTTGAGACCCAAGAACAGCTTGATTTTTTAAAATCACAAGGGTGTGATGTATACCAAGGTTACTTTAAAAGTAAACCAATTCCAGCAAATGAGTTTGAACTCCTTTTAACCAATAATTAG
- the leuB gene encoding 3-isopropylmalate dehydrogenase: MANYKISIIKGDGIGPEIVDEAMKVLDRVAYKCGFSLEYSEYLMGGIAVDMTGVPLPDETIQGVLNSDACLFGAIGGAKWDTLPRELRPESGLLKFRKEMGVFANLRPAVVYDELINASSLKPEVVKGVDLMVVRELIGGIYFGEPRGKDDFKGWNTMVYSVPEIERIAHVAFKLAQKRRKKVCSVDKANVLDVSQLWRDTVTKIAVEYPDVELSHMYVDNAAMQLIANPRQFDVILTGNIFGDILSDEASMLSGSIGLLPSASTGEKTAVYEPIHGSAPDIAGQGIANPIATISSASMMLRYSLGEEKAADMIDSAIKKALSEGYRTKDLAAFDAKEVVSTSEMGDIIANYID, encoded by the coding sequence ATGGCAAATTATAAAATATCGATTATAAAAGGTGATGGAATAGGTCCTGAAATTGTTGATGAGGCGATGAAGGTATTAGATAGAGTAGCATACAAATGTGGTTTTTCTTTAGAATATAGTGAGTATTTGATGGGTGGAATTGCAGTTGATATGACAGGTGTTCCCCTTCCAGATGAGACTATACAAGGTGTACTTAATAGTGATGCATGTTTGTTTGGTGCTATAGGTGGTGCAAAATGGGATACACTTCCTAGAGAATTAAGACCTGAAAGTGGTCTTTTGAAATTTAGAAAAGAAATGGGTGTATTTGCAAATTTAAGACCAGCAGTTGTATATGATGAGTTAATAAATGCAAGTAGTCTAAAGCCTGAGGTAGTTAAAGGTGTTGATTTGATGGTTGTTAGAGAACTTATTGGTGGTATCTATTTTGGTGAGCCAAGAGGTAAAGATGATTTTAAGGGATGGAATACTATGGTTTACAGTGTTCCTGAAATTGAGAGAATCGCACATGTGGCATTTAAATTAGCACAAAAAAGAAGAAAAAAAGTATGTTCAGTTGATAAAGCAAATGTCCTTGATGTAAGCCAACTTTGGAGAGATACTGTTACAAAAATAGCTGTGGAATATCCTGATGTTGAACTATCACATATGTATGTAGATAATGCAGCAATGCAACTAATAGCAAATCCAAGACAATTTGATGTTATTTTAACTGGAAATATTTTTGGTGATATTTTAAGTGATGAAGCTAGTATGTTAAGTGGTTCTATTGGGTTATTACCTTCAGCTTCTACTGGTGAAAAAACAGCTGTTTATGAGCCAATTCACGGAAGTGCTCCAGATATTGCAGGTCAAGGTATTGCAAATCCAATAGCAACTATTAGTAGTGCTTCTATGATGCTTAGATACTCTTTAGGTGAAGAAAAAGCTGCTGATATGATAGATAGTGCTATAAAAAAAGCTTTAAGTGAAGGTTACAGAACAAAAGACTTGGCTGCATTTGATGCAAAAGAGGTAGTTAGTACATCTGAAATGGGTGATATAATAGCAAATTATATAGACTAA
- a CDS encoding AtpZ/AtpI family protein, protein MEEKKEKEIPKHRHKLEALDHMSLGISMVAAILIGIAIGWGLKALTGWNWMLWLGVFWGIAAAGLNIKKAYDKAQKEFEGLENDPRYAHRAKYGDKGKDEDN, encoded by the coding sequence ATGGAAGAAAAAAAAGAGAAAGAAATACCAAAACATAGACATAAACTTGAAGCATTAGATCATATGTCTTTGGGTATTTCGATGGTTGCAGCAATACTTATAGGTATTGCTATTGGTTGGGGCTTAAAAGCTCTTACAGGTTGGAATTGGATGTTATGGCTAGGTGTTTTTTGGGGTATTGCAGCAGCTGGTTTAAATATCAAAAAAGCTTACGATAAAGCTCAAAAAGAGTTTGAAGGGTTAGAAAATGACCCAAGATATGCTCATCGTGCGAAATATGGTGATAAAGGTAAAGATGAAGACAATTAA